The Euleptes europaea isolate rEulEur1 chromosome 2, rEulEur1.hap1, whole genome shotgun sequence genome has a segment encoding these proteins:
- the ARFGEF2 gene encoding brefeldin A-inhibited guanine nucleotide-exchange protein 2 — translation MFVSRALEKILSEKEAKRPPHGQLRRACQVALDEIKEELEKQSQGSVTTPKANFIEADKYFLPFELACQSKSPRIVSTSLDCLQKLIAYGHITGNAPDSGAPGKRLIDRIVETICNCFQGPQTDEGVQLQIIKALLTAVTSPYIEIHEGTILQTVRTCYNIYLASKNLINQTTAKATLTQMLNVIFTRMENQAIQEARELEKTNQQKCHSPIIYTASGSPKIGRLQHNLQESKPSTPVKADLTNGEPESTENGERKPKNDLTPPIFEEETDGCKQIIKEILEDVVTSAVRASLEEETKKQAAPELDRMASELETVAPASPGGINENAQANGIPDDRQSVSSTDNLETDVPGPQAAAKFSHILQKDAFLVFRSLCKLSMKPLGDGPPDPKSHELRSKIVSLQLLLSVLQNAGPVFRTHEMFINAIKQYLCVALSKNGVSSVPDVFELSLAIFLTLLSNFKTHLKMQIEVFFKEIFLNILETSSSSFEHKWMVIQTLTRISADAQCVVDIYVNYDCDLNAANIFERLVNDLSKIAQGRSGHELGMTPLQELSLRKKGLECLVSILKCMVEWSKDLYVNPNHQASLGPDKSSDQEMGEGKCLEMGGRRSSASSLDSTVSSGIGSVGTQTALHDDPEQFEVIKQQKEIIEHGIELFNKKSKRGLQYLQEQEMLGVTVEDIAQFLHQEERLCSSQVGDFLGDSSKFNKEVMYAYVDLLDFCGKDFVSALRIFLEGFRLPGEAQKIDRLMEKFAARYIECNQGQILFASADTAYVLAYSIIMLTTDLHSPQVKNKMTKEQYIKMNRGINDSKDLPEEYLSTIYDEIEGKKISMKDTKEYAISTKSTKPNVASEKQRRLLYNLEMEQMAKTAKALMEAVSHAKAPFTSATHLDHVRPMFKLVWTPLLAAYSVGLQNCDDTEVASLCLEGIRCAIRIACIFGMQLERDAYVQALARFSLLTASSSITEMKQKNIDTIKTLITVAHTDGNYLGNSWHEILKCISQLELAQLIGTGVKTRYLSGSGREREGSLKVFTSGGEEFMGLGRGSFVGGSVDKRQIASIQESVGETSSQSVVVAVDRIFTGSTRLDGNAIVDFVRWLCAVSMDELASPHHPRMFSLQKIVEISYYNMNRIRLQWSRIWHVIGDHFNKVGCNPNEDVAIFAVDSLRQLSMKFLEKGELANFRFQKDFLRPFEHIMKKNRSPTIRDMVIRCIAQMVNSQAANIRSGWKNIFAVFHQAASDHNGNIVELAFQTTGHIVTNIFQQHFPAAIDSFQDAVKCLSEFACNAAFPDTSMEAIRLIRFCAKYVSERPQVLREYTSDDMNVAPGDREWVRGWFPVLFELSCIINRCKLDVRTRGLTVMFEIMKSYGHTFEKHWWQDLFRIVFRIFDNMKLPEQQSEKSEWMTTTCNHALYAICDVFTQFYEALNEILLSDIFAQLH, via the exons ATGAAATAAAAGAAGAACTCGAAAAGCAAAG CCAAGGCAGTGTAACCACACCAAAAGCAAACTTCATTGAAGCAGATAAATATTTCTTGCCGTTTGAATTGGCCTGCCAGTCAAAGTCCCCGCGGATTGTCAGCACCTCCTTGGACTGCTTACAG AAACTAATTGCATATGGACATATCACTGGTAATGCTCCTGACAGTGGAGCTCCTGGAAAACGCCTGATAGACCGGATAGTTGAAACAATCTGCAATTGTTTTCAGGGTCCTCAAACTGATGAAGGAGTGCAGCTACAAATAATAAAG GCTCTTCTTACTGCTGTCACATCCCCATATATAGAAATCCATGAGGGAACAATTCTTCAGACCGTTAGAACTTGTTATAACATCTATCTAGCCAGTAAAAATCTCATCAATCAGACAACTGCCAAGGCCACCCTCACTCAGATGCTGAATGTTATTTTCACACGGATGGAAAACCAAGCT ATACAAGAGGCTAGAGAACTAGAAAAAACAAATCAACAAAAATGTCATTCCCCCATAATTTATACTGCGTCAGGGTCTCCAAAGATTGGCCGATTGCAACATAATCTGCAGGAGAGCAAACCTTCAACTCCTGTTAAAGCAGACCTGACTAATGGTGAGCCAGAAAGTACAGAAAATGGAGAGCGGAAGCCAAAGAACGATCTGACTCCTCCAATATTCG AAGAAGAAACTGATGGATGCAAACAAATTATTAAAGAAATCTTGGAGGATGTGGTCACTTCAGCTGTTAGAG CCTCTTtagaagaagaaacaaaaaagcaGGCTGCGCCTGAATTGGATAGAATGGCGTCTGAGCTGGAAACTGTAGCCCCTGCCTCTCCTGGTGGTATTAATGAAAATGCACAAGCAAATGGGATTCCAGATGATAGACAGTCGGTCTCTTCCACCGATAACCTG GAAACAGATGTCCCCGGACCACAGGCAGCTGCCAAGTTCTCCCATATTCTTCAGAAGGATGCCTTCCTTGTGTTCCGGTCACTGTGCAAGCTTTCGATGAAACCACTTGGTGATGGACCACCAGATCCCAA GTCCCACGAGCTGCGCTCCAAGATCGTGTCCCTGCAGCTGCTTCTCTCAGTTTTGCAAAATGCCGGCCCGGTCTTCCGGACGCATGAAATGTTTATAAATGCAATCAAGCAATATCTCTGTGTGGCATTATCAAAAAACGGGGTGTCTTCTGTTCCTGATGTCTTTGAGCTGTCTCTTGCCATCTTCCTCACCCTTCTTTCTAACTTCAAGACCCATTTAAAAATGCAGATTGAG GtatttttcaaagaaatcttCTTGAACATTTTAGAAACCTCTTCCAGTTCCTTTGAACACAAATGGATGGTGATTCAGACCTTGACTAGAATTTCTGCAG ATGCCCAATGTGTAGTGGACATATACGTTAACTATGACTGTGATTTGAACGCTGCTAATATTTTTGAACGGCTAGTAAACGACTTGTCTAAAATTGCGCAGGGACGGAGTGGACATGAGTTAGGAATGACACCTCTACAG GAACTAAGCCTAAGGAAGAAAGGTCTTGAATGTTTAGTCTCTATTTTAAAGTGCATGGTAGAATGGAGCAAAGACCTGTATGTGAACCCCAACCATCAGGCCAGCCTCG GTCCTGATAAGTCTTCCGACCAGGAGATGGGTGAAGGCAAgtgtttggagatgggaggaagaagaagcagtgCGAGCTCCTTAGATTCAACGGTTTCCTCGGGAATTGGGAGCGTGGGCACCCAGACCGCTCTTCACGACGATCCCGAGCAATTTGAGGTCATCAAGCAACAAAAAGAGATAATCGAACACGGGATTGAATT GTTTAACAAGAAATCGAAGAGAGGGCTGCAGTACTTGCAGGAGCAGGAAATGCTTGGCGTAACAGTAGAAGATATAGCTCAGTTTCTGCACCAAGAAGAACGCCTCTGTTCT AGCCAAGTGGGAGATTTTCTGGGGGACAGTAGCAAGTTTAACAAGGAAGTGATGTATGCCTACGTAGACCTGCTTGATTTCTGCGGAAAGGACTTTGTCTCCGCTTTGCGTATATTTCTGGAAGGATTTCGGTTACCTGGTGAAGCCCAGAAGATTGATAGACTAATGGAAAAGTTTGCTGCTAGATATATTGAATGCAACCAAGG ACAAATTCTCTTTGCTAGTGCTGACACTGCCTACGTTTTAGCATATTCTATTATCATGCTGACAACAGACTTGCACAGTCCTCag GTGAAGAATAAGATGACAAAAGAGCAATACATAAAAATGAATCGTGGCATCAATGACAGCAAAGACCTTCCGGAGGAGTATTTGTCTACTATCTATGATGAAATAGAAGGGAAGAAAATATCAATGAAGGATACAAAAGAATATGCAATTTCAACAAAATCTACTAAGCCAA ATGTAGCCAGTGAGAAGCAGCGACGGTTGTTGTACAACCTGGAGATGGAGCAGATGGCAAAGACTGCTAAAGCTCTGATGGAGGCGGTGAGCCACGCGAAGGCCCCTTTTACTAGTGCAACTCACCTGGATCATGTCAGGCCCATGTTCAAA ctCGTGTGGACTCCATTGCTGGCTGCTTATAGTGTCGGCCTTCAGAATTGCGATGACACCGAAGTAGCCTCGTTGTGCTTGGAAGGAATACGATGTGCTATCCGGATTGCCTGCATTTTTGGCATGCAG CTTGAAAGAGACGCTTATGTGCAAGCGCTTGCCCGCTTCTCCTTGCTGACCGCCAGCTCCAGCATcacagaaatgaaacaaaagaaCATAGATACAATCAAGACTCTTATTACTGTGGCCCACACTGATGGCAACTATCTAGGGAATTCCTGGCATGAG atcttgaaaTGCATCAGCCAGTTGGAGCTAGCACAACTCATAGGCACTGGTGTTAAAACACGCTACCTCTCTGGGTCTGGACGGGAGAGAGAAGGGAGCCTCAAAGTTTTCACATCTggaggtgaagagttcatggggCTCGGCCGAG GCAGTTTTGTTGGCGGAAGTGTTGATAAAAGGCAAATAGCCAGTATTCAAGAATCTGTTGGAGAAACCAGTTCACAAAGTGTGGTGGTGGCAGTGGACAG AATATTTACCGGATCAACAAGACTGGATGGAAATGCAATTG TTGACTTTGTCCGGTGGCTGTGTGCTGTTTCCATGGACGAGTTGGCTTCCCCTCACCATCCTCGCATGTTCAGCTTACAGAAGATTGTCGAGATCTCCTACTACAACATGAATAGAATTAGGCTGCAGTGGTCCAGGATATGGCATGTGATTGGAGATCATTTCAATAAG GTTGGTTGTAATCCTAATGAAGATGTGGCCATATTTGCAGTTGATTCTTTGAGACAGCTGTCAATGAAGTTTCTTGAAAAGGGAGAGCTGGCCAACTTCCGGTTTCAAAAGGACTTTCTGAGGCCCTTTGAGCACATCATGAAGAAAAATAG ATCTCCAACTATTCGTGACATGGTGATTCGCTGCATCGCTCAGATGGTGAATTCTCAAGCTGCTAATATCCGCTCAGGGTGGAAAAACATTTTTGCAGTATTTCATCAAGCAGCATCGGATCATAATGGGAATATTGTGGAGTTGGCATTCCAGACAACAGGACACATAGTTA CCAATATTTTTCAACAGCATTTTCCTGCAGCAATAGATTCCTTCCAGGATGCCGTCAAATGTTTATCAGAGTTTGCTTGCAACGCTGCATTTCCAGACACCAGTATGGAAGCAATTAGACTTATCCGGTTTTGTGCTAAATATGTTTCAGAAAGACCTCAG GTTTTGAGAGAATACACAAGCGATGACATGAATGTGGCTCCTGGAGATAGAGAGTGGGTCCGAGGATGGTTTCCTGTTTTATTTGAGCTTTCTTGTATTATCAATCGGTGCAAGCTAGATGTACGCACaag aGGCCTAACAGTTATGTTTGAAATTATGAAGAGCTATGGGCATACCTTTGAGAAGCACTGGTGGCAGGATCTCTTTCGTATCGTGTTTAGGATATTTGATAACATGAAGCTACCAGAGCAGCAATCGGAG